The bacterium genomic sequence TAAGTTTTACAGCCTCGGCAACGCGGGAGACGGCAATCATATATGCAGCTAAGCGCATGTGAACATTCTTTTCCTTATGCATTTTATATACCGAGTGGTAAGCAGTGGTCATTTTGGCGTCCAGCTGCTTATGCACGTCCTCCAGTGACCAATAATAGTTATATGTATTTTGAACCTGTTCAAAATAGCTGACAGTTACTCCTCCGGCATTGGCAAGAAAGTCCGGTATAACGTGAACGCCTTTTGCATAAAGTATTGCGTCTGCTTCAGGAGTTGTAGGTCCGTTTGCAAGCTCACAGATTATTCTGGCTTTGATATTCTGCGCGTTTTTCTCAGTAATAACGTTCTCCATAGCTGCTGGATAGAAAACATCAACATCAAGCTCAATAATCTCTTTATTGCTGATAGAACTTGTTCCTGGAAAATCGGATACACTTCCTGTTTTTAGTTTGTGATCCACTATATCCCTGGGATCAATTCCTGATTCATTATACACTCCTCCTTTTGAGTCAGATACTGCAACAAGTTTCCCACCTTCTAATATTTCTGGATGCAGCAGTGCTGCGAATTGTCCCGCATTTCCAAAGCCCTGAACTGCAAAGGTGCCTTTGGAACTAATACCACAAGCTTTGCATGCCTCTCTTACAGTAAAGACTCCTCCACGAGCTGTTGCATCTCCACGTCCTTCACTGCCTCCCAATGACAGCGGTTTGCCTGTGATCATCCCTGGATGAGATTCCCCCACTATAGCCTCGTACTCATCCATCATCCAAGCCATAATTTGTGGTGTTGTGTAAACATCAGGAGCAGGTACATCTTTGTGGACGCCAATGTGAGAAGCAATAGCTCTGATATAAGCTCTTGCAAGATATTCTTTTTCCCTTTCGGACATTGTCTTAGGATTGCAAATTATACCACCTTTACCCCCTCCAAGAGGGATGTTTACAAGAGCACACTTCCATGTCATCCACGCAGCTAGAGCGCGCACAGTATCTATCGTTTCTTCAGGATGCCAGCGCACTCCTCCCTTTGTCGGACCAAGAGCCGAATTATATTGAATCCTGAATCCATGAAAGACCTTGGTAGTTCCATCATCCATCTTTACTGGAAGAGTGAACGTAAATTCCCGTTGAGGCCACCGAAGAAGCTCGTGAGCAGCCTTATTGAGACCTAACTTCTCAACAGCTTCATCTAATTGGTTCTGTGTAATTTTAAACAGATTTGTTTCAATCATTTCTTCACTCCTCTTGTTTTTGTCGCTTAAATCAATTATAGTTATACTATTATATGGAAGATAAAATAACAACCCCAAATCTGCGGGACGAAGATAAAGAGTTTGACGTTACGCTGCGGCCTGAAAGGTTTGAGGAATTTGTTGGCCAAAATAAAATCAAGGAACATCTTCAGATTTGCATTCAAGCTGCAAAAAAGAGAAACGAATCGCTTGACCATGTCCTTTTGTATGGACCGCCCGGACTTGGAAAAACAACACTTGCAAACATAATTGCCAGAACTATGGATGTAAATATTAGAACCACTTCCGGACCTGTTATTGAGAGAGCTGGTGATTTAGCTGGCGTTCTCACAAATCTGGACGATGGAGATGTTATATTTATAGATGAGGTGCATCGGCTAAGTCACGTCGTAGAAGAATATTTATATCCTGCTATGGAAAGCTATAAAATAGACATTATGATTGACAAAGGTCCAAGCGCAAGGTCAGTAAAGCTAGATCTTCCTTCTTTTACACTTATTGGAGCAACAACGCGCGCTGGGCTTCTTACTTCTCCTCTAAGGTCGAGATTTGGTATCGTGTCCAGATTGGAGTTTTACGGACAGGATGATCTATATGATATTATCATTCGCTCTGCAAGGATTCTTCGTGTTGAGATAACAGCTGAAGGAGCTATGGAGATTGCAAAAAGGTCACGCGGTACACCAAGAATAGGTAACAGATTGCTTAGACGTGTAAGAGACTATGCACAAGTGAAGGCAGACGGGAAGATTACTAATGAAGTTGCTGATAAAGCTTTAGTGATGCTTGAGGTAGATAAATACGGTTTGGATGATATGGATAAAAAAATCCTTGAGACGATTATTCATAAATTTAATGGAGGACCTGTAGGAGCAGGAACAATTGCTGTTGCTATAGGTGAAGAACAGGATACAATAGAAGAGATCTATGAACCATATCTCATACAGCAGGGATTTATCAAACGTACGCCAAGCGGCAGGAAAGCAACTAAACTTGCATATCAGCACCTTGGTGTCAAACCTAATCCACAAATTCAACAAAAAGAACTATTTTAATTTAATTGTGAAAATATTTTTTTCTATAATTTTTCTCTTTATCTCCGCTCTAACATATGCAGAGGTAAATAGTTCTGAAACATCCATGCCTGAAATCGCAGTATTCCAGAAACCACCTCTTGTGAAAAGGATAGATAAAGAACTTGAGAGAATACAGCCAGAGGAAGCAAAAGGTCCGAATGCAAAGTTAACGATTATCAGCACATGGAAGGAAGGGACAAACTACACTGTTAATATGAGCATAAAAAACCTCAATAAGGAACAGGGATATAGAACTGTATACCTGTTAAGTTATGACAATGATGGAAGAATTGTAGCTGTGTCTTCTGACAGAAAGTATTTTCAATCATATCAGGAATACTTTACGCAGTATAAGTTTACAAAATCATCTTCTATAATCAGATGGAGGTTTTATGTTAAATAAAAATGTTCTTAGGATATTGGTCCCGATATTCATCGGGATGGCTGCTGTTATATCAGGTGGAATTTGTTTCTCTGAGGATTTATGGACAGGAGCTATATCAAAAATAACAGTAACAGATATTGATAGCGAGACATCGAAAATAGATATGGTGCTTGATAAAAACGAAGAAAATAATATTTCATTCGATCAATCAAAAACAATATCCATAGAAACTGGTCAATTAGAGAGAAAAACAAAAATCTATCTGGACGGAGTGAATCCAGCAAAGAAAGCAGGTTTTTGTCATAAAAAAGACAAGCTTATATCTGAGCTAAAGATATCCAGAATTTCAGGAAGTATTTCAAATCCGAGCATACAGGCAACGAATGATGGAGCTCCTGTATTTTCTACGCTGATTGATATAATTACAAATAAAACGGTAATTGTTAATATTGTTAGCAAGGAGAAAAATGGAGATGTTGAAATTACAATCACAATTACAGCATCTAAAGAACAAGATCTAAGCTTACAAACTCCCAGCATTATTGATATAACTTCTCAGGAGTTCGACAATCCTTTATCAAAAGAGACTGGGACAAATATTAATGAGAAAATGCTGAAGAAGATGTTACCTGATGATTTTATCACAGCCGTATTTCCCTTACAGCATATTGATCCTGCTACAGCAAAAACAATTGTCCAAAATGAGCTCTCATCAAGAGGAATGGTACAGGTCTATCTGGACAAATCCCAGCTTATAGTAACCGATACAGTTTCATACATTAGAAGCATAGGAAAGCTTATTGAAAATATTGATATAAAAGTGCCTCAGGTACTTATTGAAGCGCGAATATTTGAAGTTAGCTATGATAAAGAAACTGAAATAGGGATTGACTGGAGCCTTGCTCGTCCGTCCGTAACTGCAACCATTGAACATACACTAAACGCAGCAGTAAAAGAAACAAGAGGAACAGAACTTATAGTAAGGGGCCTTTTAGGAGACCGCTACAAAAGAGATGCTCTTTTTGCAACAATAGATGCTCTTGTCAGCGAAGGTAAGGCAAAGATAGTTGCGCGGCCAAAGGTGGTTGTTCTCAATAATCAGAAAGCAATTATCACATCTGGAGATAATATACCTTATAGAAAAGAAAACTATGATAATAGAGGAGCAGGAGTAGGAGCAGGGACACAATATTTTGTAACTGATTTTCTGCAGACAGGTATAACCTTGACTGTTACCCCGCATGTCAGAAATAATGATCTTATTGTTTTAAATGTGAAACCAGAAGTAAAATATATCATTGGATATAAAGGTGAATATGATATGCCTGTTTTCAGCACAAGATCAACGGACACAGTTGTTAGCGTGAAAAATGGCGATACTCTGGTTATAGGCGGGCTCTTTAAAGAGGGCAAAAAGACTATTGAACACGGTATTCCTCTATTAAAAGATATTCCAATACTGGGATATTTGTTTAAGCATAAAAGAGATATTAATATTAAGACAGAAGTGGTCATATGCATAACAACAACACTGATTTGAAGAACGCAAGAGTTCGTTTTGCTCCATCCCCAACAGGTTCCCTTCACCTTGGCAATGTAAGAACTGCTATATTCAACTGGCTCTTCGCAAGACACGCAAAAGGCACCTTCATACTGCGCATGGAGGACACAGACAAAGAACGTTCAACTCCTGAATCAGTAAGTTTAATACTTGAAAGCTTAAGATGGCTTGGACTGGACTGGGATGAGGGGCCTGATGTTGGAGGAGATTTTGGTCCTTATTATCAGATGCAAAGACTGGATAAATATAAAAAGTACATAGATATATTGATTAAGGGAAATATGGTTTATCCCTGTTTCTGTACTTCTGAGAGACTTGCAGAGATGAGACTACAGATGCAGAAGCAAAAATTGCCGCCCAGATATGACGGTAAATGCAGGAATTTAAGCAAAGAAGAAATAGAGCATCTAATATCTCAGGGCACAAAACATGTTCTGCGATTCAAAGTTCCCGCTGCCGGCATTACAGAATTTAAAGATCTCATTCACGGAGGAATATCTATTGATAACTCAGTTCTGGATGATTTTATTATTGTTAAATCCGATGCTGGTCCGACGTATAACTTTGCATGTGTAGTTGATGACATTGAGATGAAGATAACTCATGTTATAAGAGGGGATGACCATATCTCAAACACGCCGAAACAGATTGCTGTATACAAGGCATTAGGAATTACTTCCCCTGTATTTGCGCATATTCCTTTAATTCTCGGTCCTGATAAGGCAAAATTGAGCAAACGCCACGGAGCAGCTTCCCCTCTTGAATATAGAGATATGGGCTATCTTCCTCATGCATTACTTAACTTTCTTACCCTGCTTGGCTGGGCTCCCGGAGATAACCGTGAAGTTATGAGCAGGGATGAAATTATAGAGAGCTTTTCAATAGAAAAGATAAATGACAGAAATGCTGTTTTTGACAGCCAGAAGCTTGATTGGATGAATGGAGTATATATAAGAAAAATGCCTCTGAAAAAACTTGTAGGCATTGCTTTGGAAGAATTAAAGAAGGCGAAGCTTATAAAAGATACCAAGGAAGTTGATATTAATAAAACAACCAAAATAGTTGGACTAATCCAGGAACGTCTCAAAAAATTCTCTGAAATTCCCCAACTTATAAATTACTTTTTTATGGATACTCCGATATATGAGGAGAAAGCAGTTAATAAGTTCTTAAAAAAAGATGGTGTTTCAGAAATGCTGCAGGAGTTAGGCAGAGTAATAGAAGGAGTAAAATCATTTGATATAGAAACACTTGAGAGCGTAGTAAGAGCATTTATTGAGAAAAAAGGACTGAAGCCGGGAGATGTCATTCATCCTGTAAGAGTTGCACTTACCGGCCGCGCTGCCAGCCCGCCAATATTTGACGTAATGAATGTTCTGGGAAAACAAACCTGCCTGAAAAGAATCAAAAAGTTTTTAAAATAAAAAGGGTCAAGTCTTTATTGAGGTTGCAGGTAATTTGGGGTAGGGTAGTATTAAAGTATAAGTGGTTGTTATATGGAGGAAAACATGAATCAAGAAGCGAAACCAGAAACTGTAAATGACTTAGTGAATTACCAAGATGAATCAGTTGTAAGTAGAACTTTAATAGAAAAAGAAACTGGAACAATAACATTGTTTGCATTTAGTAAAGGACAGGCATTAAGTGAACATACAGCTCCATTTGATGCTATGGTTTATATTCTTGATGGCAAAGCAGAAATCACAATTTCGGGTAATCCAAATACTTTAGAATCAGGTCAGATGATTGTTATGCCAGCAAATAAGCCTCATGCATTAAAGGCTACAGAAAATTTCAAAATGTTGCTAACAATGATTCGATCATAACTTAATAAAATGCCTAACAATTCGCTACTAAAAAAGGGTCAAGTCTTTATTGAGGTTTTAGGTAATTTGAGGTAGGGTAGTATTAAGAGGAGGAATATTGAATGCTAGAACAACCTGTTCCAAAAGCAAATGCAATGCTAATTTGTGATTCTGTTATTACTGATAAGCATACAAACAAAAAAAGTCTAATTGGAGTTTTTGAAGATATTAATGCCTCTAAATTTCCATGTGTGCATCATTCCCTAGCTGTATATATAAAACTTACAGATGCGAGAGGAAAATATAGATTTCGCCTGGAATTAGTAGATTTAGAAGAGAATCTTATAATTAGGAAGACAGAGTTGCCACAAGATATAAGCATCAATAATCCACTTGGAACTTATGACCTTGTTATTAACTTTGGCGGATTAACGTTTAAGCATGCCGGTGAATATGACTTTAGGATGTTTGCAAATAATAAAATTTTTGAACAGAAGAAGTTTTCCGTGAAGCAAATACAAATAAAGAAATTACCAGAAAAAGGGTATTAGAATTAAAAACGACTCATCACCCTTTTCCCCAAATACCTCAACAACACTTGTTGATCTCGTTGACAAAATTCTTGCTCTCACCAAATCTACAGATAACCGCCAGCTAAAGCAGGCGGTTGCGATGGAGCGATTTTTTCGGCTTGACAAAAGTCACTCTAGTTGCTATTTTATGCTTAAGTTTAGCACTCTCAGCTTTAGAGTGCTAAAAAAGGAGTAAAGTGATTAAAAAAACAGTAGGCGTCAACAGGGAAGCCGATATCTTAAAGGCGGCAATTCATTCGTATATTGATACTGCAGAGCCTATTGCTTCCCAAAAACTGGTTAAGACTTATAAATTAAACATATCATCAGCTACTGTCAGGAATGTTTTGGTAAAATTGGAAGAGCAAGGCTACCTGATACAGCCTCATACTTCTGCAGGCAGAGTCCCTACCGATAAAGGGTACCGTTTTTATGTTAAATTTCTTATAGAAACAGAGTTGCTTACAAGTGAAGAAAGGAACTTTATAGATGATGCATATTCAAGTATTAATTATGATATTGAGTCAATAATTAAAGAAACAACAAAGATGCTGTCTTTTATAACCAATTATATGGGATTTGCAGAACTGCCAAGATTTCATGATAGTGGAACATTCAAACATTTAGAGCTTATAGCCCTTCAGGGTCACAGAATTATGATTATTATTATTATGAATTCAGGAGACATGAAAAAAAAGGTAGTTTGTTTTAGGGATGAAGTATCTGGCGCTGATCTGCAAAGAATATGCGCATTTCTAAATGAAAATCTGGAAGGACTTGACTTTACTCATATCCGTTCAGATTTTAAGGAGATTTTTAAAGAAAAATCTTTTCATCTTGATAAAATAATATATAACTGTGTGCTGTCCATACTGGATGTAATCCTTTCTTTTGAGGAAGAAAAGAAAGTTTTCATTGATGGCTATGAGTATCTTATGCAGTATCCGGAATTTAGGGATATTAATAAAGCACAGGCTGTGTTCAAGGCATTGAATGCAAGGTATTTATCTAAAATTCTTAATATGCCCATTGATAGCAAGGAATGCATAAAAGTTCTTATTGGCAGGGAAACAGCTGATAGTGATATAGAAAATTGTAGTTTACTTACGGTAAGATATAGCTTATTTAGATCCCCGATGGGATCATTGGGCATAATAGGTCCCAGAAGAATGGCATATTCAAAAGTAATAAGTAAATTAAATTATACTGCGTGCAAACTTAGTGATATTATGAAAAAGCTCTTGCTTGAATAGGCAGGAAGGAAAAATGAAGACACGGGAAAAAACAAAATATACCGAAAAAGAATTAAAGAAGATGGAAGAAAAATCTAAGCTATGCGATGAAAGTCGCGACCAGCTTTTGAGGGTGCACGCAGAGTTTGATAATTTCAAAAAGAGAACGGCAAGAGAATATGAGTCTCTTATTAAGTTTGCAAATGAGAAGTTAATCAACGAAATATTGCCTGTTGTTGATAATTTTAAAAGGGCAATAGATTCAGCAGATAAGGCAACTAATATCAAAGACCTCAAAAACGGCATTAAACTGGTTTTGAAGCAATTTGAGGATATCTTGCGGCAAAATGGGCTGGAAGAGATACAGTCTCACGGCGCTCAATTTAATCCTGACAAGCATGAGGCTGTTATACAGGTGGAAACTGATAAACACCCTGAGGATACAGTAGTTGAAGAAATTAGAACAGGCTACAAACTGCATGGGAAGGTTATAAGGCCGTCTCTTGTAAAAGTGTCAAAAAAACAAAATAAATAATAGAATAAAAAAGGAGGCTTAATAATGGGTAAAGTAATAGGTATTGATTTGGGAACAACTAATTCCTGCATGGCAGTTATGGAAGGCGGGAAACCTGTTGTTATTGTTAATGCAGAAGGAAGCAGAACCACTCCGTCCGTTGTGGCAATATCCAAAACAGGAGAAAGGCTGGTCGGCCAGATTGCTAAAAGACAGGCAGTGTCAAATCCGGAAAATACAATAAGCTCGATAAAGAGGAAGATGGGACAAAAGATAAAGGTAAAAGCCGGTGATAAGGAATATACACCTCCTGAGATCTCTGCCGCGATACTCCAGAAGTTCAAACATGATGCAGAAAGTTATCTTGGAGATAAAGTAGAAAAAGCGGTCATTACAGTGCCTGCATATTTTAGTGACAGTCAGAGGCAGGCAACTAAGGATGCCGGTAAGATTGCAGGTCTTGAAGTGCTCAGAATCATAAATGAGCCGACTGCCGCTGCTCTGGCATATGGGCTTGATAAAAAAGGAAATCAGACTATTGCGGTATACGACCTCGGTGGAGGCACATTTGATATCTCTATACTTGAAATAGGTGATGGGGTTTTTGAAGTTAAGGCAACCAATGGCAATACAAAACTTGGAGGAGATGACTTTGACCAGAAGATTATTGACTGGCTGGTCAGTGAGTTTAAGAAATCAAATGGTATGGATTTAAGTAATGACAGGATGGCAATGCAGAGATTAAAAGAGGCCGCTGAGAAGGCAAAGGCAGAACTTTCTACTGCGCAGACAGCAAACATAAATCTTCCATTTATAACAGCGGATCAAAACGGACCGAAGCATCTGGATATAACACTTAGGCGCGCGCAGTTGGAAAAGCTGACAAAGGACCTTGTAGACAGCACAATTGGTCCGTGTAAGCAGGCAGTGGCTGATTCAAAAATAGAAAAAAAAGATATTGATCATGTAATATTAGTTGGAGGACAGACAAGGTCTCCAATGGTCCAGGAAGTGGTAAAGCAATTTTTTGGTAAAGAACCTCATAAGGGCGTTAATCCAGACGAGGTTGTTGCTGTTGGGGCAGCCATTCAGGCTGGAGTCCTTTCCGGGGAAGTTAAAGACGTGCTACTTCTAGATGTTACTCCGCTTTCGTTAGGCATTGAGACATTGGGAGGAGTTTGCACAAGGCTTATAGAGAGGAACACAACCATTCCAACGAAGAAATCCCAGATATTCAGCACTGCTGCAGATAACCAGCCTGCTGTAAATATACATGTGCTGCAGGGAGAGAGAGAGATGGCGCAGTATAATAAAACGCTTGGAAGGTTCGACTTAGTAGGGATACCCTCCGCTCCGCGTGGAGTGCCTCAAATAGAAGTAACTTTTAATATTGATGCAAATGGAATTACACATGTATCGGCCAAGGATTTAGCTACAGGCAAGGAACAGTCAATTGTGATAAAATCCTCCGGCGGCTTGAGTGAAGAAGAAGTGGAAAAAATGGTTAAGGATGCAGAAGCTCATGCGGAAGAGGATAAGAAGAAAAAAGAAACAATTGAAGTTCATAATCAATTGGATTCTTTGATTTATACAACAGAGAAATCCCTGAAGGATCATGGGGATAAAGTAGACTCATCTGAGAAAGGTAAGATACAATCTGCTCTGGACGAAGCTAAAAAAGCTTTGGAGGCTAATGATATGGAGCAGATGAAAAAGACTTCTGAAAGCCTGCAGCAAGCTGCTCATAAGCTGGCTGAGGTTATGTATCAGCAAGCTGCAAAACAGCAGCAGCAAGCAGGAGCAGAAGACCAGGCTCAGGCAGGGCAAAATCAGGAAAAGAAAAAGTCTGATAAAGAAGAGGATGTAATAGATGCAGACTATAAAGTGGAAGACGACGGGGAGAAAAAGGGTAAGTAGTGGCTGGTAAAAGAGACTATTATGAGATACTTGATGTTGAGAGGCACGCTGCAATAGATGAGATAAAGCGTGCTTACAGGAAACTCGCACATAAGTATCATCCTGATAAGAATCAAGGGAATAAAGAGTATGAGGAGAAGTTCAAAGAGGCTTCGGAGGCTTATGCAGTATTGAGTGATCCCCAAAAAAGAGCAACTTATGACCAGTTTGGACACAGCGGATTGGAAGGAGGAGGTTTTAGCGGGTTCAGAAATGCCTCGGACATATTTAGCAGTGATATATTTAGTGATTTTGGGGATATATTGGGGGGGGTTTTTGGCAGGAGCTCTCAGGGCGCAGGAAGAAGCGGTGGACATAACAGAGGAGAGCACCTTAGATATGACCTGCAAATTACTTTAAAAGAGGCTGCATTTGGTACTGATAAAAAAATTCGCATCTCCAGGCCACAGACATGTGAAGCATGTAATGGCTCTGGGGCAAAAAAGGGAACAAAACGTATCAGTTGTCTTCAATGCGGAGGCAGCGGACAGGTAAGCTATGCGCAAGGTTTCTTTAGTATAAATAGAACATGTGATAGATGCGGCGGAGAGGGTACAATAATAACAAATCCATGCGGGACTTGCAGAGGCACTGGAAGAGTAAATAAACCTCGTGAACTTACTGTCAAGATACCTCCTGGAGTTGATACAGGTTCCCAATTAAAGGTCAGAGGAGAAGGGGAAGCAGGCACAAGAGGCGGAAGCCCGGGAGACCTATACGTAGTAATTCATGTAGGGGATGATGAATTTTTCACTCGGCATGATGATGATATACTGTGTGAAGTTCCTATAAGCATAACGCAGGCAACGCTGGGCGCAGAAATAGAGGTTCCTACTCTTAAGGGTAAGGCAAAGATGAAGATTCCCCCAGGTACACAGTCTGGAAAAGCATTCCGCTTGCGCGGTCAAGGTGTTCCAAGTCTGCACGGATATGGTAAAGGAGATGAACTCATTAGAGTTATAGTTGAAATACCTGTAAAACTGAATAATGAGCAACAAGAACTTCTCAGAAAGTTTGCTGAGATAAGCGGCGAGAATTTAACCCCTATACGCAGGGGCTTTATGCAGAAGTTTAAATCCAAGTTTGGCGGGTGAGAGTGAGCTTGAGTAAAGCATTATCATTGTCCATAATATGCATTTTTACCATGTTTTCTTAAATAGTGTTTGTCCAGAAGAGTTTGTTTTATTGATGTTATATGAGGATTGAGAGTTTTGGTAAAAAGCGCAGTTTTTGCAATTTCTTCCAGGGCTACTGCATTTTTCACAACATCTTCTATGTCCTTTCCCCAGATAAACGGACCATGTGAAGCTACAAGAACTGCCGGTATTTTCTCAGGATCAATTCCTCTATCAAAAAAAGTCCTGACTATTAAATTACCGGTTTCTGTTTCATAATCTTTTTTTATATCTTTATCAGAAATCATATCAGTAACTGGTATTTCACCATAGAATTGGTCAGCATGTGTTGTCCCAAGGCAGGGTATGTTTTCCCTCGCCTGTGCAAAGATTGTTGAATAGGTAGAATGATTATGTACAACAGCACCAATTGATAGGAATTTATTGTATAGAACTAGATGTGTTTTTGTATCAGAAGAAGGATTATAATTACCTTCAACAATATTTCCTTTCATATCTACTAATACCATATGTTCAGGTTTTAAGTTTTTATAAGCTACACCACTTGGTTTTATAGCAATAACCTGTTTCTTTCTATCGATACCGCTTGCATTTCCCCATGTGTAGAGCACAAGTCCTCTCTTATAAATTTCCATATTTGCAAGATAAACTTGCTTTTTTAGTTGATTAAGCATTTTTCTTAATTTCCAGCAGCTTTTTCATAACGTGATATAAGTTCTCACTGTACTTCTTTGTTCCAAAGCTATCATGCAGATTTTTATAAAGCTCATATAATTTCTTATAGATCAGGTGATTTTTCCTGTTTGGATAGTATATTTTCTTTCTGGTGTCACACATATTCTTTTGAGCTTTCTCAGCTGTGGAATACACTCCTCCGACAACTGCCCCAAATATTGCAGCACCAAGGGCACAAGTTTCATGGGATTTTGATATTAACATTGGTTTTCCAATTACATCTGCATATATCTGCATAAACAATGGGTTTTTAACTGTTATTCCCCCACAGTTGATTACTTTTGAAATCCTGATGCCATATTCTTCTATTCTCTCAATAATTTTTAGAGCACCAAAAGCAGTAGCTTCTATAAGCGCTCTGTATATTTCCCAGCGTGTAGTTTGCAGGGTCTGTCCTATTAGTAGTCCTGTGAGTTCTGCATCAACAAGTATCGTTCTATTACCATTGTTCCAGTCAAGCGCCAGAAGACCACTTTCTCCCGGTTTCGCTCGAGAAGCATCTCTAGTTAGTTTATCATGATATTTCGAATCTTCCTCGCAAACTTTACTAACAAACCAGTTCAGAATATCCCCCACAGCTGACTGTCCAGCCTCTATACCAAAGCAGCCTGGCAATACCGAGCTATCAACCATACCACACACACCCGGAATATCATCTATCTTCTGCCCCTTATGTGAAACCATTATATCACATGATGAGGTTCCTATTATTTTCACAAGAATATCTTTACCAACGCCTGCACCAACTGCCCCCATATGTGCATCAAATGCACCCACTGCAACAGGAATTCTGCTGGAAAGCCCAAATCTTTTTGTGTATTTATCGGATAAATCTCCTGCTTTTGTGTTTGAAGCATACGCTTTCTCATACAGTCTTGCGCGCAAATCTGCCATTTGAGGATTAAGCTTTGAGAGAAATTCTTTATCAGGTAATCCGTGCCACTTGTCATTATACATTGCTTTATGCCCTGCGGCACATATGCATCTTTTAATTTTAGTTACATCTGTGATTCCACAGATATACGCAGGCATAAAGTCAGCAAGCTCTACCCATGAATAAGCAGCATCAAACACCTTCTTGTCAATATTCAGACAATGCCATATTTTTGAAAAAAACCATTCAGAGGAATATGTACCACCGCATTTTCTGAGATATTGGGGTCTTATACATTCTGCTATCTTAGTTATTTTTTGAGCTTCTTCCATGGATGAATGATCCTTCCAGAGCCATGCCTGAGCATTTAGATTATTCTTGAATTCCGGAAGAAATGCTAAAGGAACAAGTTCATTTGTGACAGGTATAGGCGTAGAGCCTGTAGTGTCTATTCCTATCCCTACAATATTGTCTCGGGAGAAATTCTTGTCTTTTTTTGCTTGTTTAAGAAGTTTTGTAACTACATATTCGAATCCTTCTATATAGTCATAAGGGCTTTGTCTTGCGACATTCGGATCTGCTTTATCCAGCAGGATACCATTCTCTCCTCTGGTGTAGTTAAAAACCGCCGATGCAGCATCCCTGCCATTAGCTGTATTTATTAGTATGGCACGAACAGAATTTGTTCCATAATCAATACCTATTGCAAATT encodes the following:
- a CDS encoding Glu/Leu/Phe/Val dehydrogenase encodes the protein MIETNLFKITQNQLDEAVEKLGLNKAAHELLRWPQREFTFTLPVKMDDGTTKVFHGFRIQYNSALGPTKGGVRWHPEETIDTVRALAAWMTWKCALVNIPLGGGKGGIICNPKTMSEREKEYLARAYIRAIASHIGVHKDVPAPDVYTTPQIMAWMMDEYEAIVGESHPGMITGKPLSLGGSEGRGDATARGGVFTVREACKACGISSKGTFAVQGFGNAGQFAALLHPEILEGGKLVAVSDSKGGVYNESGIDPRDIVDHKLKTGSVSDFPGTSSISNKEIIELDVDVFYPAAMENVITEKNAQNIKARIICELANGPTTPEADAILYAKGVHVIPDFLANAGGVTVSYFEQVQNTYNYYWSLEDVHKQLDAKMTTAYHSVYKMHKEKNVHMRLAAYMIAVSRVAEAVKLRGWIS
- the ruvB gene encoding Holliday junction branch migration DNA helicase RuvB, which codes for MEDKITTPNLRDEDKEFDVTLRPERFEEFVGQNKIKEHLQICIQAAKKRNESLDHVLLYGPPGLGKTTLANIIARTMDVNIRTTSGPVIERAGDLAGVLTNLDDGDVIFIDEVHRLSHVVEEYLYPAMESYKIDIMIDKGPSARSVKLDLPSFTLIGATTRAGLLTSPLRSRFGIVSRLEFYGQDDLYDIIIRSARILRVEITAEGAMEIAKRSRGTPRIGNRLLRRVRDYAQVKADGKITNEVADKALVMLEVDKYGLDDMDKKILETIIHKFNGGPVGAGTIAVAIGEEQDTIEEIYEPYLIQQGFIKRTPSGRKATKLAYQHLGVKPNPQIQQKELF
- a CDS encoding glutamate--tRNA ligase, whose protein sequence is MKNARVRFAPSPTGSLHLGNVRTAIFNWLFARHAKGTFILRMEDTDKERSTPESVSLILESLRWLGLDWDEGPDVGGDFGPYYQMQRLDKYKKYIDILIKGNMVYPCFCTSERLAEMRLQMQKQKLPPRYDGKCRNLSKEEIEHLISQGTKHVLRFKVPAAGITEFKDLIHGGISIDNSVLDDFIIVKSDAGPTYNFACVVDDIEMKITHVIRGDDHISNTPKQIAVYKALGITSPVFAHIPLILGPDKAKLSKRHGAASPLEYRDMGYLPHALLNFLTLLGWAPGDNREVMSRDEIIESFSIEKINDRNAVFDSQKLDWMNGVYIRKMPLKKLVGIALEELKKAKLIKDTKEVDINKTTKIVGLIQERLKKFSEIPQLINYFFMDTPIYEEKAVNKFLKKDGVSEMLQELGRVIEGVKSFDIETLESVVRAFIEKKGLKPGDVIHPVRVALTGRAASPPIFDVMNVLGKQTCLKRIKKFLK
- a CDS encoding cupin domain-containing protein, whose amino-acid sequence is MNQEAKPETVNDLVNYQDESVVSRTLIEKETGTITLFAFSKGQALSEHTAPFDAMVYILDGKAEITISGNPNTLESGQMIVMPANKPHALKATENFKMLLTMIRS
- the hrcA gene encoding heat-inducible transcriptional repressor HrcA; the encoded protein is MIKKTVGVNREADILKAAIHSYIDTAEPIASQKLVKTYKLNISSATVRNVLVKLEEQGYLIQPHTSAGRVPTDKGYRFYVKFLIETELLTSEERNFIDDAYSSINYDIESIIKETTKMLSFITNYMGFAELPRFHDSGTFKHLELIALQGHRIMIIIIMNSGDMKKKVVCFRDEVSGADLQRICAFLNENLEGLDFTHIRSDFKEIFKEKSFHLDKIIYNCVLSILDVILSFEEEKKVFIDGYEYLMQYPEFRDINKAQAVFKALNARYLSKILNMPIDSKECIKVLIGRETADSDIENCSLLTVRYSLFRSPMGSLGIIGPRRMAYSKVISKLNYTACKLSDIMKKLLLE
- the grpE gene encoding nucleotide exchange factor GrpE; amino-acid sequence: MKTREKTKYTEKELKKMEEKSKLCDESRDQLLRVHAEFDNFKKRTAREYESLIKFANEKLINEILPVVDNFKRAIDSADKATNIKDLKNGIKLVLKQFEDILRQNGLEEIQSHGAQFNPDKHEAVIQVETDKHPEDTVVEEIRTGYKLHGKVIRPSLVKVSKKQNK